In a genomic window of Halobiforma lacisalsi AJ5:
- the ahbB gene encoding siroheme decarboxylase subunit beta, with protein sequence MDTDVALGERERAVVNAFQGGFPVAPRPFEPAAAALRDRGVDVSAGELLETIRYLEERDVLSRFGPLIDAEAIGGTAVLAATSAPDDRVDEIAETINARREVAHNYERDHPELNLWFVVSVADADRVPEVLAGIEAETGRETYAMPKRREFELEARFPVDGPLSDESLEIGPGADEPSPGASPADASSPLSPAERDLVLEVQDGLPLSETPYADVAAAVDRDPDWVRETIRRFDREGKIRRVGVVPNHYALGYTVNGMTVWDVPDDLVSEVGSAVASLPFVTHCYERPRHEGVWSYNLFAMVHGRSEGECRRRIERVRETVAEYDDVREDDWETLFSTRILKKTGIRLTERVEANTRPDTT encoded by the coding sequence ATGGACACGGACGTCGCCCTCGGCGAGCGCGAGCGGGCGGTCGTCAACGCCTTCCAGGGCGGGTTCCCGGTCGCGCCACGGCCGTTCGAACCCGCTGCAGCCGCCCTCCGGGACCGGGGTGTCGACGTCTCCGCGGGGGAGTTACTCGAGACGATCCGCTACTTAGAGGAGCGGGACGTCCTCTCCCGGTTCGGGCCGCTGATCGACGCGGAGGCGATCGGCGGGACCGCAGTCCTGGCCGCGACGTCGGCACCCGACGACAGGGTCGACGAGATCGCGGAGACGATCAACGCCCGCCGCGAGGTGGCCCACAACTACGAACGCGATCACCCGGAACTCAACCTCTGGTTCGTCGTCTCGGTCGCGGACGCGGACCGCGTTCCGGAGGTGCTGGCCGGGATCGAGGCCGAGACCGGCCGCGAGACGTACGCGATGCCCAAGCGACGGGAGTTCGAACTCGAGGCGCGGTTTCCGGTCGACGGGCCGCTGTCGGACGAGTCGCTCGAGATCGGTCCGGGGGCGGACGAGCCCAGTCCGGGCGCGTCGCCCGCGGACGCCTCGAGCCCCCTCTCGCCTGCGGAACGCGACCTCGTTCTCGAGGTACAGGACGGACTGCCGCTCTCGGAAACACCCTACGCGGACGTCGCCGCCGCCGTCGACCGCGACCCGGACTGGGTTCGCGAGACGATCCGACGGTTCGACCGCGAGGGGAAGATCCGCCGGGTGGGCGTCGTGCCGAATCACTACGCGCTCGGGTACACGGTAAACGGGATGACGGTCTGGGACGTCCCCGACGACCTCGTCTCCGAGGTCGGGTCGGCCGTCGCGTCGCTTCCGTTCGTCACCCACTGCTACGAGCGGCCGCGCCACGAGGGCGTCTGGTCGTACAACCTCTTCGCGATGGTCCACGGTCGCTCCGAAGGGGAGTGTCGACGGCGGATCGAGCGTGTCCGCGAGACCGTCGCCGAGTACGACGACGTACGCGAGGACGACTGGGAGACGCTCTTTTCAACGCGAATCTTGAAGAAGACGGGGATTCGACTGACCGAACGCGTCGAAGCGAACACGCGACCCGACACGACATGA
- the hemA gene encoding glutamyl-tRNA reductase, whose protein sequence is MTGTGVVSAARVTHDSGSVDDLADASPDAQRDAVADLCSLPEIDEAYVLSTCNRVEAYVVGPDAAVGRAALEEFFAPVDDAAIVRTGHDESLRHLLRVAAGLESVVLGEDQIMGQVRDAYEDARDAGGIGPMLDPAVTKAIHVGERARTETEINEGVVSLGSAATRLAAKERDLEGADALVVGAGEMGRLAARSLADAGVAQLSVANRTLARAEALAEKLAGDADDDGYGDEDTETSALSLESVPSAAPEADIVVAATGSDEPVIEPGHLSDSEPTAEAEAETEADVERVVVDLGQPRDVAPAAADLPTVAVYDLDDLESVTERTRRQRAEAAREVEGIVEREFDLLLEQYKRARADEAIAAMYESAERIKQRELEKALSRLDDDLSPSQREVVESMADTLVSQLLAPPTTSLREAAAEDDWETIHTALQLFDPHFGDDVEVAALLDAGANAMESEGEAETAGTDLIHVTDDD, encoded by the coding sequence GTGACGGGTACCGGCGTCGTCAGCGCAGCGCGGGTCACCCACGACAGCGGTAGCGTCGACGACCTCGCGGACGCCAGCCCCGACGCGCAACGCGACGCGGTTGCCGACCTCTGCTCGCTGCCGGAGATCGACGAAGCGTACGTCCTCTCGACGTGTAACCGGGTCGAGGCCTACGTCGTCGGTCCCGACGCAGCGGTCGGACGGGCCGCACTCGAGGAGTTCTTCGCCCCCGTCGACGACGCCGCGATCGTCAGGACCGGCCACGACGAGAGCCTTCGACACCTCCTGCGGGTCGCGGCCGGCCTCGAGTCGGTCGTGCTCGGGGAAGACCAGATTATGGGCCAGGTCCGTGACGCCTACGAGGACGCTCGTGACGCCGGCGGGATCGGCCCGATGCTCGACCCCGCCGTCACGAAGGCGATCCACGTCGGGGAGCGTGCCCGCACCGAGACCGAGATCAACGAAGGCGTCGTCTCCCTGGGTTCGGCGGCGACGCGACTCGCCGCCAAGGAACGCGACCTTGAGGGTGCGGACGCGCTGGTCGTCGGCGCGGGCGAGATGGGACGGCTCGCCGCGCGGAGCCTCGCCGACGCCGGCGTCGCGCAGTTGTCGGTCGCGAACCGGACGCTGGCGCGAGCCGAAGCGCTCGCGGAGAAACTGGCGGGCGACGCCGACGACGACGGGTACGGGGACGAGGACACCGAAACCAGCGCACTTTCCCTCGAATCGGTGCCGTCGGCCGCACCCGAAGCCGACATCGTCGTCGCGGCGACGGGAAGCGACGAACCGGTGATCGAACCCGGACATCTCTCGGATTCGGAACCGACGGCGGAGGCGGAGGCGGAGACGGAGGCCGACGTCGAACGCGTCGTCGTCGACCTCGGCCAACCCCGCGATGTCGCGCCCGCCGCGGCCGACCTCCCGACGGTGGCCGTCTACGACCTCGACGACCTCGAGTCGGTCACCGAACGGACCAGACGGCAGCGGGCCGAGGCGGCCCGCGAGGTCGAGGGGATCGTCGAACGGGAGTTCGACCTCCTCCTCGAACAGTACAAGCGGGCGCGGGCCGACGAGGCCATCGCCGCGATGTACGAGTCCGCCGAACGGATCAAGCAACGCGAACTCGAGAAGGCGCTGTCCAGGCTCGACGACGACCTCTCTCCCTCCCAGCGCGAAGTCGTCGAGTCGATGGCGGATACGCTGGTGTCCCAACTGCTCGCCCCGCCGACGACGAGCCTGCGGGAGGCGGCGGCCGAGGACGACTGGGAGACGATCCACACCGCCCTACAGCTGTTCGATCCGCACTTCGGCGACGACGTCGAGGTCGCGGCCCTGCTCGACGCGGGTGCGAACGCGATGGAGTCGGAGGGCGAGGCCGAGACCGCGGGCACGGACCTCATCCACGTGACCGACGACGATTGA
- a CDS encoding 4a-hydroxytetrahydrobiopterin dehydratase, whose product MADLLSDDEIDAQLPDEWTRDGDEIVRTYEFDDYLHGVNFAQMVGEIAESQFHHPEIVIRYKEVEIRLTSHEEGGITDQDVEMAELIESEREA is encoded by the coding sequence ATGGCCGACCTACTCTCAGACGACGAGATCGACGCACAACTACCCGACGAGTGGACTCGAGACGGCGACGAAATCGTCCGTACCTACGAGTTCGACGACTACCTTCACGGGGTCAATTTCGCGCAGATGGTCGGCGAGATCGCGGAATCGCAGTTCCACCACCCGGAGATCGTCATCCGGTACAAGGAGGTCGAGATCCGGCTGACCTCCCACGAGGAGGGTGGCATTACCGATCAGGACGTCGAGATGGCCGAACTGATCGAGTCCGAGCGCGAGGCCTGA
- the lwrS gene encoding LWR-salt protein, producing MHASYVFRVTVRLESEAPSVSIDPASARTELTVHRDAPEPGADGWLFFRTTLWRGDVADEEYARRLAAEWLGGDDADPAGTDAAGGLPFEVESVAFSELRTDEAYYEAFKREIAADLETFNAEHVSEVLSKYLGSSIRVTDGS from the coding sequence ATGCACGCCAGCTACGTCTTCCGCGTCACCGTCCGCCTCGAGAGCGAAGCGCCGTCGGTCTCGATCGATCCGGCGTCGGCCCGGACCGAACTCACCGTCCACCGGGATGCGCCCGAACCGGGGGCCGACGGCTGGCTGTTCTTCCGGACCACGCTCTGGCGGGGCGACGTCGCCGACGAGGAGTACGCGCGACGGCTCGCGGCCGAGTGGCTCGGCGGCGACGACGCCGACCCGGCGGGGACCGACGCCGCAGGCGGGCTCCCCTTCGAGGTCGAATCCGTCGCCTTCAGCGAACTCCGGACCGACGAGGCCTACTACGAGGCGTTCAAACGCGAGATCGCGGCCGATCTCGAGACGTTCAACGCCGAGCACGTCTCGGAAGTGCTCTCGAAGTATCTCGGCTCGAGCATCCGGGTGACCGACGGCTCGTGA
- a CDS encoding HAD family hydrolase gives MVSEYDFWLLDLDGTLVDVEWSYTRDVFDRVGDRLGYRFSDREAEIIWNGLTGSRDHQLREWGLDPGEFWEAFHAEEDPYVRAEQTFLHEDAEFVGDLEEPVGLVTHCQEFLCEPVLDELGIRDWFDARLCCTEETGWKPDPTPVQRVMNDLGVGHNGHRGVLAGDGACDVGAAWNAGLDAIHVERIGHERRGQCVLGDYRVRSFDELDHPYFA, from the coding sequence ATGGTCTCCGAGTACGATTTCTGGCTGCTCGACCTCGACGGCACGCTGGTCGACGTCGAGTGGTCGTACACCCGCGACGTGTTCGACCGGGTCGGTGACCGGCTCGGATACCGCTTCAGCGACCGCGAGGCCGAGATCATCTGGAACGGGCTCACCGGCTCCCGGGACCACCAGCTCCGCGAGTGGGGGCTCGATCCCGGGGAGTTCTGGGAGGCGTTCCACGCCGAGGAGGACCCCTACGTCCGGGCCGAACAGACCTTCCTGCACGAGGACGCCGAGTTCGTCGGCGACCTCGAGGAACCCGTCGGCCTGGTCACGCACTGCCAGGAGTTCCTCTGTGAACCCGTCCTGGACGAACTCGGCATCCGCGACTGGTTCGACGCCCGGCTTTGCTGTACCGAGGAGACGGGCTGGAAGCCGGACCCGACGCCCGTCCAGCGGGTCATGAACGACCTCGGCGTGGGCCACAATGGCCACCGCGGCGTGCTGGCGGGTGACGGTGCCTGCGACGTCGGCGCGGCCTGGAACGCCGGACTGGATGCCATCCACGTCGAGCGGATCGGCCACGAACGGCGCGGCCAGTGCGTGCTCGGAGACTACCGCGTCCGCTCGTTCGACGAACTCGACCACCCCTACTTCGCGTGA
- a CDS encoding helix-turn-helix domain-containing protein, whose translation MSTIAELRLSAADTTLEETFERAPEVTVELESSVSKNRPSLWVTDVGRERIERAFDVDPSVRSSELLVETDQRLLFDVRFAENEGLNRLYDELLVDGSSLLEAWGSNGWWQMKVRFPDRDGLCEGYDRLVDRGIDADLRRVSDVPEQSEVDSRLTPEQREALEAALEYGYFEIPRQVSMEELANELGISHQALSERFRRAYETLVNDELESASRPP comes from the coding sequence ATGTCGACGATAGCGGAACTCCGCCTATCGGCCGCGGACACGACGCTCGAGGAGACGTTCGAGCGCGCCCCCGAGGTGACGGTCGAACTCGAGTCGTCGGTCTCGAAGAACCGGCCGTCCCTCTGGGTCACCGACGTCGGTCGCGAGCGGATCGAACGGGCGTTCGACGTCGATCCGTCGGTCCGGTCGTCCGAACTGCTGGTCGAGACCGACCAGCGACTGCTGTTCGACGTCCGGTTCGCCGAGAACGAGGGGCTGAACAGGCTCTACGACGAGTTGCTCGTCGACGGGAGTTCGCTGCTCGAGGCCTGGGGATCGAACGGCTGGTGGCAGATGAAAGTCCGGTTTCCCGACCGGGACGGGCTCTGTGAAGGGTACGACCGCCTCGTCGACCGAGGGATCGACGCCGACCTCCGGCGGGTTAGCGACGTCCCGGAGCAATCGGAGGTCGACAGCCGGCTGACCCCAGAACAGCGGGAAGCCCTCGAGGCTGCGCTCGAGTACGGCTACTTCGAGATTCCGCGCCAGGTGTCGATGGAGGAGCTGGCGAACGAACTCGGCATTTCACACCAGGCACTGTCGGAGCGGTTCCGACGCGCCTACGAAACGCTGGTCAACGACGAACTCGAGTCGGCGAGTCGACCGCCGTAG
- a CDS encoding molybdopterin biosynthesis protein: MDRKEFRDLASPAQAREAIDSLSLEGGVERVSLADARGRVLTARLDAELDVPGFDRASLDGYALRARDTFGADEADPARLEVVGEVHAGEEPDADLEEGQAVEISTGAVMPAGADAMVPVERTDTEGSDVLVRTSVAPGDNVMFAGADVAAGERALGPGTRITPRDIGLLSALGIDEVPVRARPRVGIVSTGDELVRPGDDVNSARGEIYDVNSYTIAAGVEDAGGEAVLYPHAGDDREEMERVLREAARECDLVLSSGSTSASAVDVIYDVIEEGGELLLHGVAVKPGKPMLVGRLEDSAYVGLPGYPVSAMMVFRTFVAPAIRAAAGLPEPEAATLEGRMAVEERYGEGRLRLMPVGVVSDGDGETLVYPVDKGSGATTSLAEADGVVEVDPATDYLEAGESVTIRLFSPDVRPPTLLGVGEDDPTLNRLLDRLENPRYLSVGSRPALRRLREGVPDVAVVAGPIERESEVDADALGGWKREWGLLVPPGNPDDVSGIADLVDRDLRFVNRTTDSGLRASLGAAVADLAEERDVDRHEVVEAIDGFQVALRAHESPARKVIAGEADAGLGLAETADRLDLEFVPLGDQRVRVLANPDRVEKAGVRELERALESTLE, from the coding sequence ATGGACCGCAAGGAGTTTCGCGACCTCGCCTCCCCCGCACAAGCGCGGGAGGCAATCGACTCGCTGTCGCTCGAGGGCGGCGTCGAACGGGTGTCGCTCGCCGACGCCCGCGGGCGGGTGCTCACCGCCCGCCTCGACGCAGAACTGGACGTTCCGGGGTTCGATCGGGCGAGCCTCGACGGCTACGCGCTGCGAGCGCGGGACACGTTCGGGGCCGACGAGGCCGACCCCGCGCGCCTCGAGGTGGTCGGCGAGGTACACGCCGGCGAAGAACCCGACGCCGACCTCGAGGAGGGACAGGCCGTCGAAATCTCGACGGGAGCGGTAATGCCCGCGGGTGCGGATGCGATGGTGCCCGTCGAGCGGACCGACACGGAGGGGTCGGACGTACTGGTGCGGACGTCGGTCGCCCCCGGGGACAACGTCATGTTCGCCGGTGCGGACGTGGCCGCAGGCGAGCGCGCGCTGGGGCCCGGAACGAGGATTACGCCCCGCGACATCGGCCTGCTGTCGGCGCTCGGGATTGACGAGGTTCCCGTCCGGGCACGGCCGCGGGTCGGAATCGTCTCCACGGGTGACGAACTCGTCCGCCCCGGCGACGACGTGAACAGCGCCCGCGGCGAGATCTACGACGTCAACAGCTACACGATCGCCGCGGGCGTCGAGGACGCCGGCGGCGAGGCCGTCCTCTACCCCCACGCCGGCGACGACCGCGAGGAGATGGAGCGCGTCCTCCGGGAGGCCGCCCGGGAGTGTGACCTCGTGCTCTCCTCCGGGTCGACCAGCGCCAGCGCGGTCGACGTCATCTACGACGTGATCGAGGAGGGCGGCGAACTCCTGCTTCACGGGGTCGCCGTCAAACCCGGCAAGCCGATGCTGGTCGGTCGCCTCGAGGACTCCGCCTACGTCGGCCTCCCGGGCTACCCCGTCTCCGCGATGATGGTGTTCCGGACCTTCGTCGCGCCGGCGATCCGCGCGGCCGCGGGGCTTCCGGAGCCCGAGGCGGCCACCCTCGAGGGCCGGATGGCCGTCGAGGAGCGGTACGGCGAGGGCCGACTCCGGCTGATGCCGGTCGGTGTCGTGTCCGATGGCGACGGCGAGACGCTCGTCTACCCCGTCGACAAGGGAAGCGGCGCGACGACCAGCCTCGCAGAGGCCGATGGCGTCGTCGAAGTCGACCCCGCGACCGACTACCTCGAGGCCGGCGAGTCCGTAACGATCCGGCTGTTCTCGCCGGACGTCCGGCCGCCGACCCTGCTCGGCGTCGGCGAAGACGATCCGACGCTGAACCGGCTGCTCGACCGCCTCGAGAACCCCCGGTATCTCTCGGTCGGCTCCCGGCCGGCGCTCCGGCGGCTCCGCGAGGGCGTTCCGGACGTGGCCGTCGTCGCCGGTCCGATCGAGCGCGAGAGCGAGGTCGACGCCGACGCGCTCGGCGGCTGGAAGCGCGAGTGGGGGCTGCTCGTGCCGCCCGGCAACCCCGACGACGTCTCGGGGATCGCGGACCTGGTCGACCGCGACCTCCGCTTCGTCAATCGGACGACCGACTCCGGGCTACGCGCGAGCCTCGGGGCGGCCGTCGCCGATCTCGCCGAGGAACGCGACGTCGACAGACACGAGGTCGTCGAAGCGATCGACGGGTTCCAGGTCGCGCTGCGGGCCCACGAGAGCCCGGCCCGGAAAGTCATCGCCGGCGAGGCGGACGCCGGCCTCGGGCTCGCCGAAACCGCGGACAGACTCGACCTCGAGTTCGTCCCCCTCGGCGACCAGCGGGTGCGCGTCCTCGCGAACCCCGACCGCGTCGAGAAAGCGGGCGTACGCGAACTTGAGCGGGCGCTGGAATCGACTCTCGAGTAG
- a CDS encoding sodium-dependent transporter, with product MTSNDAKTARAEWGTRFGFLMAMIGAMVGAGNIWRFPYVMGENGGGAFVLAFLSLLFVLAVPGLMAEVALGRYSQKGVIGAFREVLGPGGLVGFGVVVLLVNVALMSYYSPLIGWTLYYAVHSMLFSFTASGFEPATFMNDFFANSALMIGLHTVVMGSIAAVLLLGIRRGVERLVVYAVPALVISLVIMTIRGLTLDGAAEGIAFTFGIQWEYLTYSDTWIAALGQALFSTGLGWGIALTVGSYLREYDDVPLGGGVFTAIGESSIGILAALAIFPVVFAVGLEPDAGAGLAFVSLVQVFPEIPLGGIVAILFFVGFFLATFTSGVIITEVGVTTLAEETRLSRNQTVLGLCGTIWLIGLPSAYSVDTLDYLDFVFGNWGLPLATLAIIGVIGWVMGPERLRLLAVNRNAGIFVGRWWNPVIKFVVPAVMLFIMGYSAYDSFGTAEMYGGVAVVVALPIIGYVVMSVTEQRERGGGGQSEPADVTGGDD from the coding sequence ATGACGTCCAATGATGCAAAGACCGCTCGAGCCGAGTGGGGCACTCGGTTCGGCTTCCTGATGGCGATGATCGGCGCCATGGTCGGCGCTGGAAACATCTGGCGGTTCCCGTACGTGATGGGGGAGAACGGCGGCGGCGCGTTCGTGCTGGCGTTTCTCTCCCTCCTGTTCGTCCTCGCGGTGCCTGGCCTGATGGCCGAAGTGGCGCTCGGACGGTACTCCCAGAAAGGCGTCATCGGTGCGTTCCGAGAGGTGCTCGGGCCCGGCGGGCTGGTCGGGTTCGGGGTCGTCGTGTTACTGGTCAACGTCGCGTTGATGTCGTATTACTCGCCGCTGATCGGGTGGACGCTGTACTACGCGGTTCACTCGATGCTGTTCTCGTTCACCGCGTCGGGCTTCGAACCCGCGACGTTCATGAACGACTTCTTCGCGAACTCGGCGCTGATGATCGGCCTCCACACCGTCGTGATGGGGTCGATCGCGGCCGTCCTCCTGCTGGGCATCCGGCGTGGCGTCGAACGACTCGTCGTCTACGCGGTGCCGGCGCTGGTGATCTCGCTGGTCATCATGACGATCCGCGGGCTGACCCTCGACGGCGCGGCGGAGGGTATCGCCTTCACCTTCGGCATCCAGTGGGAGTACCTCACCTACAGCGACACGTGGATCGCCGCGCTCGGCCAGGCGCTGTTCTCGACGGGCCTCGGCTGGGGGATCGCACTGACGGTCGGGAGCTACCTGCGGGAGTACGACGACGTGCCGCTTGGCGGGGGCGTCTTCACCGCTATCGGCGAGTCCAGTATCGGCATCCTCGCCGCGCTGGCGATCTTCCCCGTCGTCTTCGCCGTCGGTCTCGAGCCGGACGCGGGCGCGGGGCTCGCGTTCGTGTCACTGGTGCAGGTCTTCCCGGAGATTCCGCTCGGCGGGATCGTCGCAATCCTCTTTTTCGTCGGGTTCTTCCTCGCCACCTTCACGTCGGGGGTAATCATCACCGAGGTGGGCGTCACGACGCTGGCCGAGGAAACCAGACTCTCCCGGAACCAGACCGTTCTCGGGCTCTGTGGTACGATCTGGTTGATCGGGCTGCCGAGCGCCTACTCCGTCGACACCCTCGACTACCTCGACTTCGTCTTCGGCAACTGGGGACTGCCGCTGGCGACGCTCGCGATCATCGGCGTCATCGGCTGGGTGATGGGGCCGGAACGGCTACGACTCCTGGCGGTGAACCGCAACGCCGGGATCTTCGTGGGTCGCTGGTGGAACCCAGTTATCAAGTTCGTCGTGCCCGCGGTGATGCTGTTCATCATGGGCTACTCGGCCTACGACTCGTTCGGCACCGCCGAGATGTACGGCGGCGTCGCGGTTGTCGTCGCCCTGCCGATCATCGGCTACGTCGTCATGTCGGTGACCGAGCAGCGAGAGCGGGGTGGTGGCGGCCAGTCCGAACCCGCCGACGTCACGGGGGGTGACGACTGA
- a CDS encoding proline racemase family protein — MQSDIAVETIDTHTAGEPTRILTDGIDRTRIRGGDVGEQRDRFATHYDWLRELLMCEPRGHADMFGAVPTLPDAPEADLGLFFMDGQGYLDMCGHGTMGAVTALIETGRLEPADRIVVETPAGLVATSPTVTDGRVEDVTVRNVRSYVADQCEHTVTTGDADEPRSLSVDVVSAGNAFALVDVADLDLDLEVSPEDADTFVDLGLEIRRRLNENGEIVDPLAGTRRRVSIVEFYESGETADRNVVVFGDGQVDRSPCGTGTCAKMTLLHARGDLEVGERYRYESVIGSEFTGRLLEVEHRDGVAVTTPEVTGSAYITGRHTFLADGRDELNGFTLSDA, encoded by the coding sequence ATGCAAAGCGACATCGCGGTCGAGACGATCGACACGCACACGGCCGGCGAACCGACCCGGATCCTCACGGACGGCATCGACAGGACACGGATCCGGGGCGGCGACGTCGGCGAGCAACGGGATCGGTTCGCGACCCACTACGACTGGTTGCGCGAACTGCTGATGTGCGAACCGCGCGGTCACGCCGACATGTTCGGCGCGGTGCCGACCCTCCCTGACGCACCGGAGGCCGACCTCGGCCTCTTTTTCATGGACGGGCAGGGGTACCTGGACATGTGCGGCCACGGGACGATGGGTGCCGTCACGGCGCTGATCGAGACCGGACGGCTCGAGCCCGCCGACCGCATCGTCGTCGAAACCCCGGCCGGACTCGTCGCGACGTCGCCGACGGTGACGGACGGGCGCGTCGAGGACGTCACTGTCAGGAACGTTCGGTCGTACGTCGCGGACCAGTGCGAACACACGGTGACGACGGGTGACGCGGACGAGCCCCGGTCGCTCTCCGTCGACGTCGTCTCCGCCGGTAACGCCTTCGCACTCGTCGACGTCGCGGACCTCGATCTCGACCTCGAGGTATCGCCCGAGGATGCCGATACGTTCGTCGACCTCGGGCTCGAGATCCGGCGGCGGCTGAACGAGAACGGCGAGATCGTCGACCCGCTCGCGGGAACGCGGCGGCGCGTGTCGATCGTCGAGTTCTACGAGTCCGGGGAGACCGCCGACCGGAACGTGGTCGTCTTCGGCGACGGCCAGGTCGATCGCTCGCCCTGCGGGACCGGAACCTGTGCGAAGATGACGCTGTTGCACGCGCGGGGCGACCTCGAGGTCGGCGAGCGGTACCGCTACGAGAGCGTGATCGGGAGCGAGTTTACCGGCCGCCTGCTCGAGGTCGAGCACCGGGACGGCGTGGCGGTGACGACCCCCGAGGTGACCGGGTCGGCCTACATCACCGGGCGGCACACGTTCCTCGCCGACGGCCGGGACGAACTGAACGGGTTCACGCTGTCGGACGCGTAG
- a CDS encoding NAD(P)/FAD-dependent oxidoreductase, with the protein MSDEDAATLPDSTDVAVVGGGVMGTSIAYFLARESDRSVTLLERDGLAAGSTGDSSAILRHHYGDEEIYTDMAWWSHEFFRSFDDEVGARIAYEGSPLVRFADEGTPGGEYARDGYEALSNRDIPVSVHRGEAIVEEYPMYRGASEFDIAVSDDSAAYSDGSDVALGFARGASEHGVDVVTGVAVTEFRTEDGEVTGLRTEAGTVDCDDVVVAAGPWTPRLAETVGVDVPIRPVREQIVLLDPPTDYAETYPSLTPTTSLPDGEWYIRPDFGDGVLVATHRYAEEVDPDDYDDEPDEETMLELVENLEEVIPELADAGIKGTYCGVYSTTPDHDFVIDEAGPEGCYWACGFSGHGFKHAPAVGSLVSGLVRGEEPTLGDVEIDLEYFSLDRFADDPAGNGLPDDYI; encoded by the coding sequence ATGAGCGACGAAGACGCCGCCACGCTGCCGGACAGCACGGACGTTGCCGTCGTCGGCGGTGGGGTCATGGGGACGAGCATCGCGTACTTCCTCGCCCGGGAGTCGGACCGATCGGTGACACTCCTGGAGCGGGACGGGCTCGCGGCGGGCTCGACGGGTGACTCCTCGGCGATTCTCAGACACCACTACGGCGACGAGGAGATTTACACTGACATGGCGTGGTGGAGCCACGAGTTCTTCCGCTCGTTCGACGACGAGGTCGGCGCGCGAATCGCCTACGAAGGGAGCCCGCTCGTCAGGTTCGCCGACGAGGGAACGCCCGGCGGCGAGTACGCCCGCGACGGGTACGAGGCGCTCTCGAACCGGGACATCCCCGTGTCGGTCCACCGGGGCGAGGCCATCGTCGAGGAGTACCCGATGTACCGTGGGGCAAGCGAGTTCGACATTGCCGTCAGCGACGACTCGGCCGCTTACTCCGACGGGTCGGACGTCGCCCTCGGATTCGCCCGCGGGGCGAGCGAGCACGGTGTCGACGTCGTCACCGGGGTCGCAGTCACCGAGTTCCGAACCGAAGACGGCGAGGTCACCGGTCTCCGAACGGAAGCGGGGACCGTCGACTGCGACGACGTCGTGGTCGCGGCCGGCCCGTGGACGCCGCGACTCGCCGAGACCGTCGGCGTCGACGTTCCGATCAGGCCCGTTCGCGAACAGATCGTGTTGCTCGATCCGCCGACCGACTACGCGGAGACGTACCCCTCGCTAACCCCGACGACCAGCCTCCCCGACGGCGAGTGGTACATCCGCCCAGACTTCGGCGACGGCGTGCTGGTCGCGACCCATCGATACGCGGAGGAAGTCGACCCGGACGACTACGACGACGAGCCCGACGAGGAGACGATGCTCGAGCTCGTCGAGAACCTCGAGGAGGTGATCCCGGAACTCGCCGACGCCGGGATCAAGGGGACCTACTGCGGCGTCTACTCGACGACGCCGGACCACGACTTCGTAATCGACGAGGCTGGACCCGAGGGCTGTTACTGGGCTTGCGGGTTCTCCGGCCACGGATTCAAGCACGCGCCAGCGGTGGGCTCGCTCGTCTCGGGGCTCGTCCGCGGGGAGGAGCCGACCCTCGGCGACGTCGAAATAGATCTCGAGTACTTCTCGCTCGACCGGTTTGCGGACGATCCGGCGGGGAACGGGCTGCCGGACGACTACATCTGA